A region of the Pseudomonadota bacterium genome:
TGGCAGCACGACGGATAAGCTCCTCGGTTGTAACACCGGCCAGGATAACTGCGCCGATAATTGCAAACTCAAGTTGCGTTGGAATATCCAGCAGCACGATAGCGTTACGGAGCACCTGCATCAGGGTAGCTCCGATAATAACTCCAAGGATGCTCGACTCTCCACCCCGCAAGCTGCATCCACCAAGCACCGCCGCCGCAATGGCGTAAAGCTCATAGAAGTTTCCGAAGTCCGATGGTTGTGCTGAGTTAACGTCTAAAATAAAAAGCACGCCGCCGAAACCAGCCAGCAGCGAGCACGCAACGTATGCCCAGATCTTCGTGCGGTCGGTGTTAACGCCGCTGTAGCGTGCTGCGACCTCGTTACGACCCACGGCGCGTAGGTATAGTCCGTAACGGGTGCGGCTCATCACTACGCTACTAATGATAGCCACTATCAGGGTGATAAATACGACATTAGGAACCTCAAACGGTAACAGCCCAAGCCCAGATAGCTTTCCGGTAGCAAGAGCCCTTAAGCTCTCAAACTGCATGCCGAACCCCTGCGTTTGGTCGCCGGTAATGCCGCGCGCCAGACCCCGATAGAGTAAGAGCCCACACAAGGTTACGATAAAGGGCTGGAGTTTTAATTTCGTTATAAGGGTGCCGTGAAAAGCACCAAGAAGTGCCGCCAGGATTAAGAGAAAGATCAGCGCCAGCGGCCACGACCAGCCGTGATGCACAACAAGCCACGGTAATATAGTGCCGATTAGACACACTACCGAACCTATTGAGAGGTCGATACCAGCACCTGTAATTACAAAGGAGACCCCGATACTTATTAAGGAAAAAAGAGCGGTGCGGCGCAGCAGGTTCTCGATATTGGTCGGCGCGAGAAAGCGATCGTTTAAGAGATAGGTACATAGGCAGGCTACAAAGAGTAGAGAGATTAGGCCGATATTTTTCTTCATATGGCTATCCTTGATTGTGGTGAGGCTAACGCCATAATTGCATGTTC
Encoded here:
- a CDS encoding ABC transporter permease codes for the protein MKKNIGLISLLFVACLCTYLLNDRFLAPTNIENLLRRTALFSLISIGVSFVITGAGIDLSIGSVVCLIGTILPWLVVHHGWSWPLALIFLLILAALLGAFHGTLITKLKLQPFIVTLCGLLLYRGLARGITGDQTQGFGMQFESLRALATGKLSGLGLLPFEVPNVVFITLIVAIISSVVMSRTRYGLYLRAVGRNEVAARYSGVNTDRTKIWAYVACSLLAGFGGVLFILDVNSAQPSDFGNFYELYAIAAAVLGGCSLRGGESSILGVIIGATLMQVLRNAIVLLDIPTQLEFAIIGAVILAGVTTEELIRRAAKSVSS